The Crocosphaera subtropica ATCC 51142 genome includes a window with the following:
- a CDS encoding IMS domain-containing protein has protein sequence MRIPLDYYRILGIFPQVTDEQLRQAYRDRSIQLPRREYSNQAIQSRRQLLEQAYGVLSNPAQKAKYEAQFWQDQASYQEAGESPSPRSATEAVSESSPLTTAEIDIEPEQLTGSLLILHELGEYELVIKYGESYLQTLPTSSLSLDIDDTATKHRTDTILSIALAYLEISREQWHQQAYEPAALAGTQGLTLLEKNNLFPSIQTEIRAELHKLRPYRILELLAAPLKNTVPRQTGIKLLQSMLEERQGIDGKGDDHSGLGIDDFLRFIQQIRTYLTAEEQKDIFIEEAQRPSSVAAYLGVYALIAQGFAQKQPSLILEAKTVLEGLEPRQDVSIEQSIVALLLGQTQAAAQALERCQDQQALKFIRENSQGAPDLLPGLCRYGEHWLQTEVFAHFRDLKEKTASLKEYFADQDVQTYLNQLLTPSPPKPQGVMNPEKNPPSRSRLHNNRRYPRYQPLEQGNAALDPVSLPVRSLSPIDIRDVRRRKRKQYAPKPDPQPIRETVLEQSPNRKPASTQTVPLAKTLPTRPPRRSPKVGLTAVAIVGGVGLIGLGITWMSKANSPLSALEKGQYSVSLHQPLIDIPSADAQMVTATGMLTLEGAQQVVETWLSSKSQAFGQSHDIESLKTILANPLLSRWQRQAQQLQQNQNYWTYKHQVQVNSFKPSTNNPNQAVVDANVQESAQYYQGGRVSRSYNDNLRVRYDLIRQGDRWLIQGINVIN, from the coding sequence GTGCGCATACCGCTAGACTACTACAGGATATTAGGAATTTTTCCCCAAGTAACAGATGAGCAACTTCGTCAAGCTTATCGTGATCGCAGTATTCAATTGCCCCGTCGGGAATACAGTAATCAAGCGATCCAGTCCCGTAGACAGTTGCTAGAGCAAGCTTATGGGGTTTTATCTAACCCTGCTCAAAAAGCCAAGTATGAGGCGCAATTTTGGCAAGACCAAGCTTCCTATCAAGAAGCAGGGGAAAGCCCATCTCCTCGGTCAGCGACGGAAGCCGTGTCAGAAAGTTCCCCTCTTACCACTGCGGAGATTGATATTGAGCCGGAGCAACTTACGGGCAGTCTTTTAATTCTCCATGAGTTAGGAGAATATGAGCTAGTGATCAAATATGGTGAAAGTTATCTTCAGACCCTTCCGACCTCTTCTCTTTCTTTAGATATTGATGATACAGCCACTAAGCACCGCACTGACACAATCTTAAGTATTGCTTTAGCTTATTTAGAAATTAGCCGAGAGCAATGGCATCAACAAGCCTATGAGCCAGCAGCCTTAGCCGGAACCCAAGGATTAACCCTATTAGAAAAAAATAACCTTTTTCCTTCCATACAAACAGAAATTCGTGCAGAACTCCATAAACTGCGTCCCTATCGAATTTTAGAATTACTGGCAGCCCCGCTCAAAAATACAGTCCCCCGTCAGACAGGGATAAAGTTATTACAATCGATGTTAGAAGAGCGTCAGGGCATTGATGGCAAGGGAGACGATCACTCTGGCCTAGGAATTGATGATTTTTTGCGCTTTATTCAGCAAATCCGAACATATTTAACGGCTGAAGAACAAAAAGACATTTTTATCGAAGAGGCACAGCGTCCCTCTTCTGTAGCAGCCTATTTAGGGGTATATGCCCTAATAGCTCAAGGATTTGCCCAAAAACAACCCTCATTAATCCTAGAAGCGAAAACGGTGCTTGAGGGGTTAGAACCTCGTCAAGATGTGTCCATCGAACAATCCATCGTTGCTTTATTACTGGGACAAACCCAAGCAGCAGCCCAGGCATTAGAACGATGTCAAGATCAACAAGCATTAAAGTTTATACGAGAAAATTCCCAAGGGGCTCCCGATCTCTTACCAGGATTATGTCGCTATGGTGAACATTGGTTACAAACGGAAGTTTTTGCCCATTTTAGGGATTTAAAAGAAAAAACTGCCTCTTTGAAAGAATATTTTGCCGATCAAGATGTTCAAACCTATCTTAACCAATTGCTCACGCCCTCTCCTCCCAAACCCCAAGGGGTGATGAACCCTGAAAAAAATCCACCTTCTCGTAGTCGTCTGCATAATAATCGTCGTTATCCTAGGTATCAACCCCTAGAACAAGGAAATGCGGCCTTAGACCCAGTTAGTCTGCCGGTTCGTTCCCTCTCTCCTATAGATATTCGGGATGTGCGTCGTCGTAAGCGCAAACAGTATGCCCCAAAACCTGACCCGCAACCGATTCGTGAAACTGTTTTAGAACAGTCCCCCAACCGAAAACCCGCTTCTACCCAAACCGTTCCCCTTGCAAAAACGTTGCCCACTCGTCCCCCACGACGTAGTCCAAAAGTAGGCTTAACAGCAGTTGCGATTGTGGGGGGAGTGGGATTAATCGGCCTGGGAATCACTTGGATGTCTAAAGCCAATTCTCCCTTATCTGCCCTAGAAAAAGGACAATACTCCGTTTCTCTTCATCAACCTCTCATTGATATTCCCTCTGCTGATGCTCAAATGGTAACGGCCACCGGAATGTTAACCCTCGAAGGGGCCCAACAAGTAGTAGAAACCTGGTTATCCAGTAAATCTCAAGCTTTTGGCCAAAGCCATGACATTGAATCCTTAAAGACAATTTTGGCCAACCCTCTACTGTCTCGATGGCAACGGCAAGCGCAACAATTACAACAAAATCAAAATTATTGGACCTACAAACACCAAGTTCAAGTTAATTCCTTTAAACCCAGTACCAATAACCCCAATCAAGCGGTTGTTGATGCCAATGTTCAAGAATCCGCTCAATACTATCAAGGTGGTAGGGTCAGTCGTTCTTATAACGATAATTTACGGGTTCGTTATGATTTAATCCGTCAAGGCGATCGCTGGTTAATTCAAGGGATTAACGTGATTAATTAA
- the pdhA gene encoding pyruvate dehydrogenase (acetyl-transferring) E1 component subunit alpha has translation MVSERTLPEFNTTSIQLTQEEGLMLYEDMTLGRLFEDKCAEMYYRGRMFGFVHLYNGQEAVSTGIIKALRPDEDYVSSTYRDHVHALSCGVPPREVMAELFGKETGCSKGRGGSMHLFSEKHRLLGGYAFVAEGIPVATGAAFQSKYRREMMGDETADQVTVCFFGDGASNNGQFFECLNMAALWKLPIIYVVENNKWAIGMAHNRATSQPEIYKKASVFDMVGVEVDGMDVLAVRKVAQEAIARARAGEGPTLIEALTYRFRGHSLADPDELRSPDEKQFWGSKDPIQRLEAYLIEHNLANQSELDEIKQKVQASVDDAVKFAEESPEPDPKELYRYVFAED, from the coding sequence ATGGTTTCTGAACGTACTTTGCCTGAATTTAATACAACGTCCATTCAACTAACCCAAGAAGAAGGGTTAATGTTGTATGAGGATATGACCTTAGGCCGCTTATTTGAGGATAAATGTGCTGAGATGTACTATCGAGGTCGAATGTTCGGTTTTGTCCACCTCTACAACGGACAAGAAGCGGTTTCCACCGGTATTATCAAAGCGTTACGCCCCGACGAAGACTATGTATCTAGTACCTATCGGGATCACGTTCATGCCCTGAGTTGTGGGGTTCCCCCCCGTGAAGTGATGGCGGAGTTATTTGGTAAAGAAACCGGTTGCAGTAAGGGCCGTGGAGGTTCGATGCACCTATTCTCTGAAAAACACCGACTGTTAGGGGGTTATGCTTTTGTTGCAGAAGGCATTCCCGTGGCTACAGGGGCAGCCTTTCAAAGTAAGTATAGGCGAGAAATGATGGGAGATGAAACCGCCGATCAAGTGACGGTGTGTTTCTTTGGAGATGGGGCCAGCAATAACGGTCAATTTTTTGAATGTTTAAACATGGCGGCCCTCTGGAAATTACCCATTATTTATGTTGTAGAAAATAATAAATGGGCGATCGGTATGGCCCACAACCGCGCCACTTCTCAACCCGAAATCTACAAAAAAGCCAGTGTGTTTGATATGGTCGGGGTAGAAGTAGATGGCATGGACGTTCTTGCGGTGAGAAAAGTGGCTCAAGAAGCTATCGCCCGGGCCCGTGCAGGGGAAGGTCCGACCCTGATCGAAGCTTTAACCTATCGTTTTCGAGGTCACTCTCTGGCCGATCCCGATGAACTGCGATCGCCTGATGAAAAACAGTTTTGGGGTAGTAAAGATCCCATTCAACGATTAGAAGCCTATTTAATTGAGCATAATTTAGCCAATCAAAGCGAGTTAGACGAAATCAAGCAAAAAGTTCAAGCATCGGTGGATGATGCCGTAAAATTTGCCGAAGAAAGTCCTGAACCTGATCCGAAAGAGTTATATCGTTACGTTTTCGCTGAAGATTGA